A window of Toxotes jaculatrix isolate fToxJac2 chromosome 11, fToxJac2.pri, whole genome shotgun sequence genomic DNA:
GCCCAGTAAGTGGGGCCTGGTGATGGACAGGTTGCTGGTTCTCTCCAGAAGATTCTCTGACATTCTGACCAAAGTTCAGGTGTTTCTCTGGAGGCTCCTGGAGCTCCACATCCTCAAGATGGTGGCGTTCTTCTCTGTGTGGGTGGCGCTTGAAGAGGTAAAGTTGAATGACTTATTTAAGgcatcattcattcatcatttggATCTTGTGAAAATGAATGGGCCGCATGTCACACACTGTATGGGAGCACTTATGATCTAAACGTCATCCTCTTTCTTGTTGGTTAACAGCCGTCTGTGATGAACCTGGTCCTGGTGGTTTTGTGGTCTCTGGCGATGCCCTACAGTCGCTTCAGGCCCAtggcttcctgtctgtctaCAGTGTGGGTGTGCGTCATCATCGTGTGCAAGATGCTGTACCAGCTCAGCGTTGTCAACCCTGTTGAGTACTCCAGGAACTGCAGCCTGGTAAGACacgtatgaacacacacactgcaggaaaTGGATCTGTGACCTGGTTAGTTGGCCTTCCTGTCTGTTACAGTATCacactgtcaaaatgtcaaaaatggaCTCTTTAACACATAAAAACCACTTTGCCTTCTTTATAAACTGTTGGTTAGTTGTGTCAGTAACACTGCAGGCTATTTAATAAACACATCATATATTGTTATGTAAAATCTTAGTGTCGTACAGTGGTAATTTCACTGTTGACCATAGCTATATTTAAAACATCTGCACCGGTCTGACTCAGACAGAGATTATCACAGACTGTAGTGCTGCTCACCGGGGGCTATGAATAGCCTGGTTGTTTCTCTGACTCCTTCACCAGAGCAGCATTGTTACTCACTGATGGGTTCAGAGATTTGGGCAGTGATTCAGGAGTTTGGTACCAGACATTTAGCTTATTCCTCCAACGTATGACCGGGGTCATGAACTCAGTGGAGGGGGagtatctgtgtctctgtctctcaaagACAAAAACTTCATTAGAACAATTATTAGGAACTTTTGTGTGAGTTTGTATGAGGCCTTAGTTTCTCCTGCAGTGAAACTAAtagctgctgaacacacacacgcactacGATAATCTTTTGATCTAACCTCACTGTGTCTGCAATTAAGGTTGTTTACAAGGCAGcttgctgagttttttttccaggctcATGCTGAAGCAGGTTTTACTCTCTCCAGATTTTCTTAGAGGAACATTTCTTCTAAAGATGGAAAGTTTAATGTGCCATCAGTAACAGATACTGAGAAAATTACACCACTCAAACATGAAGGAATAGTAGgagacactgactgactgatgattCCCAGTTTGAATTTTACATTGTTGATGTTATCTGCTGTATATGTCTGAGTTTTGGCAGGAAAGTCAGCTCAGAACCAGATACAATCTTAGCCTGTGTTACACTCACTAAACCTGActgcttcttctccctctcccttgtTTTTGTCCCATGAGCTGAGACAGCTGGCGTTATTGTAGAGTAACTTGACCCGACACAATAATAACATGCTCCAGTGGGACTTTGGGGTGCTAAGGCGTTGATAATCGCACCTTatgaatttgtttgtttcctcttttcctcacaGCCTTTAACGAATAAAACCAACCTGTTACCAGAGGAGATGATGAACTCCTCTCTGTATAAGGAGCCAGTGGATCCAGCCAACTGGTTTGGCATCAGGAAAGATGCCACTGTGCTAGGATACAGCAAGGTATATTCATCATGATGCCTTTAAAATAACTGCATCAACTTTTGTTTAACAGTTGTCAGTTACAGATTTAAGTCGTCTTCGACTCCACCactaaaacttttcttttcctcagtgTGTTGAATCTGCTGATCCTGTATCGTACTTTGGTTTTCAAACGTTTCTTGGCAGAACCACCTGATAGTGCTGATGCTGTTGGTGTTTGAGGCGACGGTGTATCGTCACCAGGCTCACCACTACCGTCAGCTCCAACGATCTCCGCCCAccatcccctctctcttcccttccgCCACCAGGAGGACTCTAGACAAAGGTCTCGTTCCCTGCTTCAAGTACCTGCTGAACTACACCTTCTACAAGTTTGGATTGGAGGTGGGGTAGAAACATCTCTTCATGGCTGAACCAGTGCTTTTTGGAGCAGGAAATAATCattttagaaaattaaaatgaacattttactTTTAAGAAGAGAACTGTTAGATGATTTTTCAAAAGAAGACAAGACATTTAtgagtttctctctgtctaCCCTCTTTTTAAAAGATCTGTTTCCTGATGACGGTGAATGTGATTGGCCAGCGGATGAACTTCCTGGTGATCATCCATGGCTGTTGGCTGGTAGCCATCTTGGTGAAGCGGCGGCGGGCAGCGATCGCCAGGATCTGGCCCAAATATTGTCTCTTCCTGTCCATCTTCATGATCTACCAGTATCTCCTGTGTGTGGGCATACCACCTGCTCTCTGTATAGGTGAGTCCTGATATGATGTGTACATGGTGGACATACATATACCTACCTGCCTGTACATGTCTGtatttcctgtgtgtctgtcgtCCTGCAGACTACCCATGGCGGTGGAACACTCCGGTGTTGATGAACTCAGCTCTCATTAAATGGATCTATCTGCCCGACTTCTACACTGTGCCTAACTCCAAAAACCTCATaggtcagtttgtctgtttgtgcatctgtgccactgttcattcattcattcattcattcattcaatcaaCTCAAAGTAGAAGTGGAGAGTATGACATGACTATAGGATGAGTAATTTAACCCATCCTATAATGCAGTAGTCAGTGTTCCAGGCctgtgatggtggtgatgatgatgatgatgatgatgatgatgatgatgttgatggtgatgatgatgatgatgatgtgttgcGTTGTCGTCCATAGCGGACTTCATGCTGCTGATGTGTGCGTCCCAGCAGTGGAAGGTGTTTGAGTGTGAGCACACGGAGGAGTGGATGGTTCTGGCCGGAGAGAACACGGACGACCCTGAACCGATGGAAGGTCAGCTGTTCAACCCTGCGCCCAACTTCATCAACTGCAGGTAAGTGCAGCACGTGACTGTCTGTTATACAGGCAGGCatacaggcagacagacagacagacagacagacagacagacagacagacagacagacaggcagacagacagacagacagacagacagacagacagacagacagacagacaggcagacagacagacagacagatagctGACCCTGCTGGCAACTTGGTTGAATTGTGATTATAAGAAACTCATCATGACGAGCAGCTAAATGGTCCATGTTTGGACATGAAGTATTTCTCTCCTCGTCCTCTTCCAGGAGTTACCTGGACATGGCTAAAGTGTTGGTGTTTCGTCACCTCTTCTGGTTTGTGCTGTCAGTGGTCTTCATCACTGGGGCCACCAGGATCTCTGTGTTTGGACTGGGCTACCTGCTGGCCTGCttcttttttctgctgtttggaaCCCGGCTGTTGGTCAAACCCTCCAGGACCCGGCTCGTCCTGTGGGACTGTCTCATCATCTACAACGTGGCCGTCATTATATCGAAAAATATGTTATCGGTAAGTATAAAGCTCGTGAGTGAGCACCTTTGAGCTCCACCTGCTGATTTGATTCATGGGTGACGGAACTCTCAGGCTTAGGACGCTCTGAGATTATCGAATGACTTTGTTTTggagtttcaaaataaatcagtaaacTTTGTAAACAGTGGCCTGACCTGGAAacgctgaatgtgtgtgttcccctgtgcgtttgtgtttcagatcctggcgtgtgtgtttgtgtttgagatgCAGAAGGGCTTCTGCTGGGTGATTCAGCTCTTCAGCCTGGTGTGCACAGTCAAAGGATATTATGACCGTAAGGGCTTTAATAACAACAGTGTCAGatggatgtgtgttttgttttttgtttttttttaaataacagaacGTGTCATTGCATGGTTTTGTTTCCTGGCAGCCAAAGCGGTGAGTGACAGGACCTGCAGCCTCCCCGTAGAGGAGGCCGGGATCATCTGGGACGgcatctgttttctctgcctgttgCTGCAGAGGAGGGTCTTCCTCAGTTTCTACTTCCTGCACGtgacagcagagctgcaggctTCTGCCAAACAGGCATCAAGGTAATGCACAGTGTGCCAGTGAGGGCAGGACTAGGTTTGTAATGAAACTAGTAATGTAATATGTAGAACAGGTTCTGGCCCCTTTGATACATACAGACACTCTCAGTTTGTTAATTGAAATGAAGCTGCTGTGGACAGTAGCTCCCCAGTTTACTAGCTGATAAATGCAGTGACCACTGTTTCTTCCTTCCAGGGGGTTTGAGCTCTTCAGAGCCAGCATCGTGAAGAACATTAGGTTCCACCAACAAGCTGAGCAGAAGTCTCTGTCCCAGCTCAAGAGATCGTAAGTGCTCACAGTACAGTAAATGCAGCTGATCACGTCTCAGTATAGCATAGGCCAAAAATCTATATTAGCTCACAGCAAGTATCATGACCTGGCTCCTGAAGTTGAAATTAAATTACTATTCTTCTGTCTTGTCTACTAAACgttcctgtcctctcctctcctctcaggatGCAGAGAATTCGCTCCAAGCAGCAGAAGTACAGAGACGGACACAAAACAAGTGAAGACTCCTCCGAGAGTCAGACTGCTGGTAGGGCTCACTGGTTTCACTGGTTAACTGGGAAAATATTCAGCAAACCCTTGGGGTCTGATCTGCGTTATTTGACGTGAGCAGTGACGTCCATCATTCGCCAGGTTTCATTTTCTGGGGTTGTAAAAGTGGTGATGTCAGTCCGCTGGTCTGTCCACAGGGTCTCACAGggaatattgtactttttacagctgtagtttctttttcttttctgtgtctgaTCTGAAAACGTGAAAATACCCAAACCTGGAGATACAAATATTTCACATGACAGTAAAAGTAAAGCGTGCTGTTCTTCACATATAGAACCACTCCCTGTTACTCATACACTGCCCACAGTCATTATATCATCACCTTGTGAAGAATTTTACAGGCAGAATTCCATGAAATCCTCTGAGTACATTCATGTGTTCATAAAGAGGGACTCATTTAACTTTGATGACCCCGTGACCTGTATTTTAGCACCACCCTCAggttacattttaaattacactATTAGtaagagtaaaagaaaaagctacCACTACATGTGTCCCCGTGCATCGTGTCCTCCAAACCAAACCTTCCCTCGTTTCCTCCCAGAGACCCAGACAGACAAGAAGAAATCCAGGAAGAAAAAGTGGTACCAGCCGTGGTTGGACCACGCTAcaggtatgaacacacacacacacacacactccattatAGTGAGGCAGAGGTTGGTTGTAATGTGTGATCTTTTCCTGCTCACAGTGCTCCACTCAGGTGAGTACTACCTGTTTGAATCagacagtgaggatgaagaggagctgCAGTCTGAAGAACAGAAGCCTCAGAAACAAACCGCCTGTCAGGTCAGACACACGAGTGATTCACATTATATTCTTTCTTCTTTATAGTATATCCATTACAATTTTTATAAGACTTTTATATTAATGTATTTGATTTCATCCATGTTAAGTTACAGTTGACTCATCATCTATATTATAGAGCTGCAGGACAATATATAATATCTGATTTTAACCTGATGACTCATTTCATATTATGCATATAGTTGCTGCTGTCTTATTCAAATATTTTGCCACAGTTACAGtttctgattgtttgtttttcccttctCAGCTGGCGTACCAGGCGTGGGTCAGCAGTGTGAAAACAGCTCTCAGAGAACGCCAGAGACGCCAGCGACAGttgaggaggatggagaaaaaaaagaaggagggagaaggaaaagTGGAGTCGCAGCAGGAGGCTGTCTCCATGACGGATCCAGGTTAGATTATTCTCAACATCCGACAGCTTTTGACTGTCAGAGCAGATGCTGAGACACGGTCAGGTGGAGAGCATGTGAGCTTTCCTCTGGTCTCTCTTGTATCCTGTGAGACAGTGAGCTGTGAAATGATGCTGAAGGAAGAGGAGTGGTCTCTGCATTTGACACCTGAAGTAATTACTGAGCAGGAAATGAATGCAAGTCAgtgtaaccctaaccctctgtttttgtgttgtgttgttgtgttgttgtgttgtgtaggTTATAGAGAAAATGATGTGTTTGAGGACCCTGTCATtcaggaggaagtggaggaggaggagaaggagcaggagtCTGGTAGGTCCATGCTGTCTTTGCTTCCTCCACCTTTCACCATGACAGCATGCTGCTGCGTCTGCCCCATAgcgtgttgtgtatgtgttccaTCTATAGATTGAGTTTTATTAGAGCTCTGCCCCCCcccggtctgtgtgtgtgctgcaggtcaCGGTGAGATGGTCCAGAGGATCTTGGACATCCTGCGTTTCTTATGGGCCATAGTTTTGGCCATGGTGGACGGACTGACCCAGTGGCTCAACCTGCTGACTAAACAGTACAGAGAGACGTCGACTGTTCTGTGCAACGAGCGCTACTTCATCATACACAAGATACAGCAGGTGAACACAACAAGCAAAAGTCGATCTTtggaactgaacacacacacacacacacacattctaacttgtgtgtgtgtccttctgaTTAGCAGCATCACACAACAGCAGACTCCACAGACGACCAGTTGTCTCAGGGCAGTGAAAGTCCCACGCTGGAGACCTGTTTAGATGAGACGGATGCAGAAACGTCCACCAGGTACAGGTTAGTGTGGAAAACTAAAATGCAGAAACACATCAAGCTGTGGATGAGGTTCTGAACCCTGATCAGCATCACATAGCTTTAGGTGGGATACATGGGGCTGTGTTTGTGGGCAATGTTATGACATTTTCTGAGCATGTTCATAAAGGATGGGCATTAGATTTCAAGTCTCGCTCTGGATAATACACAAATCCACTTTTCAAAATCAGTTTCTCAGTCTTAACGTGTGTTTGAATCACTCTCTCAGCTGCCTGGAGGTGGATTCCAGGGCTGGTACAGGCCGGTCTACACCCAGGCCGAGGCTCAacagcactgggaacctcttgAGTCCCGAACCCCCATCCAGCAGCATGGAGCTGTTGCCGGAACCATCCAGGCAACCACACAGACACTCCAGAACAGCCAGTGAGCTGCTGGGAGACAGGTAGATACTGTGGACACTCGTGACTGGAGACATCCACAGTTACAGTCCTTACTGGTTTCAGTTGACTGGTCCTTCTTTCCCTGCAGGCAGTTCTTCATTGAGGAGCTGGAGCACAGCAGAGAGTTCTACGACAACCAGAACCGTCccctgaagctgctgtttgccATGTACAACCTGCTGGCAGCAAACTCTGAGCTCGTCTGCTATTTCATCATAGTGTTAAACAATGTGGTCAGCGCCTCTGTGATATCCCTGGTCCTGCCCATACTGGTGTTCCTCTGGGCTATGTTGGCTGTTCCAAGACCTACCAAGAAGTTCTGGATGACTGCTATAGTCTACACGGAGGTATGAACACTGAGCAGACACACCTTTCAGAGGTATTTACTGCTGACTGATGTGATGGGGGGGTCAacgtgtgtgctgctctgcctcttcccaggtgatggtggtggtgaaatACCTGTTCCAGTTTGGATTCTTTCCCTGGAACAGCGTTTACGAGATGACGCTAAATGAAGACAAGCCTTTCTTCCCGCCTCGCATCCTGGGCCTGGAGAAGACTGACAACTACATCAGATACgatctgctccagctgctggcTCTGTTCTTCCACAGATCCCTGCTCATGGTCAGTTAATATTTACAGTGATTACTGGTCAGACTCCATGTCTGCCTGAGTTTTTGAGAAAAATATAAACTCAAACCAATAAATGAATATCCCTACTGTCCCTACATTTATCACAGGGTAAAGCTAGTTAGCCCTAAGTGTTGTGTCACAGTGtgataatgaaaatcatttctaatgtttgtgtgtgtgtatatgcagcGTTATGGTTTGTGGGACCATGAGGGCCCCCTGGAGGAGCAGAGCCCCACACCAGAAAGTTGTAAGGATGAAGGAAAAACTACAGAAGGAGATGAAGATggaaggaggcaggaggagggaggaggaggaggaggaggaggagaagagaaggagggcaGAGTTAGTTCAGCATCCACCCTCGACAACCTGCGAGTGATTGAACTGGATCAGCTTGAGAAGGTTGGTGCAACTGTCCAAGACTTTTTGAAGAATTTCTACTTACTTTTTAGTTCACTTCATTCCTAGTTTTAAAAATCTATTGTTTATGAATGTAGGATAACGTGGACCATGTTGAACCGAGTgccagctctgctgctgctacccCACAACCCCCCGCAGCTGAACCAGCAGCCACTGGGTCAGAAGATGGACAGGACACGTTGAATTCTCCCAGCAGGCCGATGGAAGATAAGACGGAGGGGGACAGTGAGCGGGTGATAGAAGAAGCCccgaagaaaagcagcagcatccGCTTCCGCAGGAAACCTAAACAACCCAAACAGAAGCGCGGCAAAGGTTTGcggcttcttcttctctgatgtCTGAATGATGAACACTTCAGTGCACTGTTAACTTTGGGCTCTGTGGGGACAGACTGTTGCTGGGGTAGACTGTTGCCCCAGTTCATCCTATGAACTGGGGCAACACCTTCACAGCTGGAAGCTTCACAGCTGAGTGTACCCCTTGTCCCTTGGTTCTAGGTGTACCGGTTCCAGTGGAGCCCACAGATGAGGCTACAGATCCCAGTAAAGAaccagtgaagaagaagcagaaaggcaggaggagagaggcagccAGTCAGAGACTGCTGGCCGTGGGACGCAAGATAAAACATGTCTTCATCTCTGGGTGAGAAGGacatattcaaaaaaaaaaaaaaagtagattaATACAAGTAactttgctgcagtgtgtgagtgatgCATCACTGAAGTGtcactggttttattttatttattttttcattcatacaGTGGTTTAATGTGTGCCGCTTCCCTCTGCAGGATTCAGAGTGTTTACAGGCCGACTCAGGGTTTCTTCAGGGATATTCTCCACGCTGAGTATCGGGCTGCCACCGACGTCTACGCACTCATGTTCCTGACTGATGTCATCGACTTCATCATCgtcatctttgggttttgggctTTTGGGGTAAGAGATGGATGGAAGCTGCAGTGTCATTGTTAAAGGATCAGTTATTACACACTGACTTTTGAAACAGGAACTAcaatgagaagaaatcaaattTTAGGAGTAAAACAAAGATTAAAACTAACATGACATGAGGTCATctatacacacagatgcagatcaCTGTGTATCACTTAATGTTACGCACAGGAAGCATGTCACTACATCACTTTCAGCATATCCTGAAACATACACGTGACAAATATAAGAAGACATTTCATATTGAAAACCTAATATTTGAATCCGCTGATAGAGAAAATCCCTCATGACTTTGCATCTGTCTCCCTCAGAAACACAGCGCAGCAGCTGACATAGCCTCCACCCTGTCAGAGGACCAGGTTCCCGAGGCCTTCCTGGTGATGCTGCTCATCCAGTTCAGCACCATGATCATTGACAGAGCCTTGTACCTGCGGAAGGCTGTTTTGGGAAAACTCATCTTCCAGGTTTGGTCCATTTATTCAGATTAGTAGAATATATATGGATCGATCTGCATGGGATCTGCATGGATCTCTGAGTCAGGTAAAATTAGCGCCTAAACAGGGGGACTAATGTTAGAAAAGAACACTAGGTAACTTTCGGACAGGCCCCTGAGTGGCCTTTCGGATGATATGTTTATAGTTGACCTGctcttcatttttaaaattgatcTGTTCATGTGCTTCATGTGAGTTTTAAATACTTGATCATCACACCCTTCCTTCCACTTTTCCCCTCCAGGTGATCCTTGTGTTTGGGATCCACCTGTGGATGTTCTTCATCCTGCCTGCAGTCACTGAAAGGTGAAGTTAAATcaaatttattaaattattaattcacCAGTGGACAAAAGTTGATCTGTCTTGTGAACATATTGAAGTTTAATCGTTctcatctctccttctccttgttTAGGAAGTTCAATCAGAACTTTGTGGCCCAGCTCTGGTACTTTGTCAAGTGCATTTACTTTGGCCTGTCAGCCTATCAGATCCGCTGCGGGTATCCCACTCGTATCCTTGGCAACTTCCTCACCAAGAAATACAACCACCTCAACCTGTTTCTCTTCCAAGGGTACGGACACAAAGCTTTGTCCTGTTTAGTAGAATGAACGTTTCAAGATCAAAAATTTATTCAAGTTGCCATgtgcgtatatgtgtgtgtgtgtaggtttcgTCTGGTGCCGTTCCTGGTGGAGCTGCGAGCGGTGATGGACTGGGTTTGGACTGACacgactctgtctctgtcaaacTGGATGTGCGTGGAGGACATTTACGCCAACATCTTCATCATTAAATGCAGCCGCGAGACAGAAAAGGTATGAGGTGTATGAGCACAGCGATGTGACAGCAGAACACGTCTTAAAAAAAGGGAAGTCCCTAGGTGGTATCCTTTCCAGGACCCCAGCCTGAGACTTCAAACAACAGTCCCTCACCCCAAAATGTACATAGAAGTAACCGTCTGGTTCTTAGGGGAGATCTCCAACATAGCAGCAGTGCTGAACTTGTCAATCCATCCAGGGTGTGGCCCCTCACCAGGGACCAAGAAAATACTGAATGCTTTGCAGAAgttccaaaaaataaaataaaaaaagaatcttttctttcctcagaAATACCCACAGCCTAAagggcagaagaagaa
This region includes:
- the piezo1 gene encoding piezo-type mechanosensitive ion channel component 1 isoform X9; this encodes MDLQVIVWLFYCFLLPIVLLTACLFRYNLLSLVYFLYLLLLPWFLCPNKHTIRGHTGRFIRAVFCTSLLFLLAHICFQTVLYTHPPLSLALGDNCSQWDTITRHIGVSRLPLDDAWSVLRLLCPDLGVCVVSLVTVVLCSKLVRNREMVAAANITSLEDDPTHKTSDDVEEEEEEEEEEEEEEASGDEGDEERSLPGDPDEEVSTATRAKQLAERLKATARKVLRDLGRIVAIGLLALAGITLPSAFSAFYFLLFIGVSTWWAYHLPISHLGFNALCVMVGCFTAGHMVCLYLYQSLLAQALFPPHSLWARLFGLKDIIIPGNCSLPYDLNLNANHDWPVYVNPGILFLLYITIASVLKSGCHSTPNQQAEEEQKQEKREEVKQEMVELKSWNQQKENYEDDTELMLLSVGTGSSRGGTVAGESHTDLGVSGVSSGKQSESPFFMLGRVVMQQSYVCALIAMMVWSITYHSWLTFVLLLWACLIWILRARRHAATLCSPFILLYGLALCCLQYVWAMELQPELPKTVGTMSLRQLGLDRAQYPCLRLGAMLLFTLTFWLLVRQSVKENFSRKKKMATPLQEVTTGEGSGNESVLKVLGGMVMSCYAKYWIYVCGGMFIMVSFAGKLVGYKIIYMLLFLLCLCLYQVYYALWRRLLKLFWWLVVAYTMLVLISIYTYQFEDFPRYWRNFTGFTEEQLAAIGLETFALSELFTSILIPGFFLLACILQLHYFHKPFMRITNLEHVTPIHKQSASRKKSSQRTEQVVTGNVDFEEEDLVTNTDEESEDEVELMPSKWGLVMDRLLVLSRRFSDILTKVQVFLWRLLELHILKMVAFFSVWVALEEPSVMNLVLVVLWSLAMPYSRFRPMASCLSTVWVCVIIVCKMLYQLSVVNPVEYSRNCSLPLTNKTNLLPEEMMNSSLYKEPVDPANWFGIRKDATVLGYSKNHLIVLMLLVFEATVYRHQAHHYRQLQRSPPTIPSLFPSATRRTLDKGLVPCFKYLLNYTFYKFGLEICFLMTVNVIGQRMNFLVIIHGCWLVAILVKRRRAAIARIWPKYCLFLSIFMIYQYLLCVGIPPALCIDYPWRWNTPVLMNSALIKWIYLPDFYTVPNSKNLIADFMLLMCASQQWKVFECEHTEEWMVLAGENTDDPEPMEGQLFNPAPNFINCRSYLDMAKVLVFRHLFWFVLSVVFITGATRISVFGLGYLLACFFFLLFGTRLLVKPSRTRLVLWDCLIIYNVAVIISKNMLSILACVFVFEMQKGFCWVIQLFSLVCTVKGYYDPKAVSDRTCSLPVEEAGIIWDGICFLCLLLQRRVFLSFYFLHVTAELQASAKQASRGFELFRASIVKNIRFHQQAEQKSLSQLKRSMQRIRSKQQKYRDGHKTSEDSSESQTAETQTDKKKSRKKKWYQPWLDHATVLHSGEYYLFESDSEDEEELQSEEQKPQKQTACQLAYQAWVSSVKTALRERQRRQRQLRRMEKKKKEGEGKVESQQEAVSMTDPGYRENDVFEDPVIQEEVEEEEKEQESGHGEMVQRILDILRFLWAIVLAMVDGLTQWLNLLTKQYRETSTVLCNERYFIIHKIQQQHHTTADSTDDQLSQGSESPTLETCLDETDAETSTRYSCLEVDSRAGTGRSTPRPRLNSTGNLLSPEPPSSSMELLPEPSRQPHRHSRTASELLGDRQFFIEELEHSREFYDNQNRPLKLLFAMYNLLAANSELVCYFIIVLNNVVSASVISLVLPILVFLWAMLAVPRPTKKFWMTAIVYTEVMVVVKYLFQFGFFPWNSVYEMTLNEDKPFFPPRILGLEKTDNYIRYDLLQLLALFFHRSLLMRYGLWDHEGPLEEQSPTPESCKDEGKTTEGDEDGRRQEEGGGGGGGGEEKEGRVSSASTLDNLRVIELDQLEKDNVDHVEPSASSAAATPQPPAAEPAATGSEDGQDTLRDSERVIEEAPKKSSSIRFRRKPKQPKQKRGKGVPVPVEPTDEATDPSKEPVKKKQKGRRREAASQRLLAVGRKIKHVFISGIQSVYRPTQGFFRDILHAEYRAATDVYALMFLTDVIDFIIVIFGFWAFGKHSAAADIASTLSEDQVPEAFLVMLLIQFSTMIIDRALYLRKAVLGKLIFQVILVFGIHLWMFFILPAVTERKFNQNFVAQLWYFVKCIYFGLSAYQIRCGYPTRILGNFLTKKYNHLNLFLFQGFRLVPFLVELRAVMDWVWTDTTLSLSNWMCVEDIYANIFIIKCSRETEKKYPQPKGQKKKKIVKYGMGGLIIFFLICIIWFPLLFISLVRSVVGVVNHPIDVTVTVKLGGYEPLFTMSVQQQSIQPFTQDEYEDLTKTFGDNAVAMQFITLYSYDDIVTAMIEGSSGSVWRISPPSRNEVIRELLESPVDLTLRLAWTFQRDLGKGGTVEHTFDKYSLDLEPGSPVRADLALLLLGNRTEPVLVPHIFPNYIRAPNGAEAKPVSQLYKDDEQGYLNITLSLESDRSRNDSRNQEWWDIAIAGCTSSSCGVLPMVIFNDKVSPPSLGFLAGYGIMGLYVSVVLVIGKFVRGFFSEISHSIMFEELPCVDRILKLCTDIFLVRETGELELEEELYSKLIFLYRSPETMIKWTRDIHNQDQDRH